In Argopecten irradians isolate NY chromosome 11, Ai_NY, whole genome shotgun sequence, one DNA window encodes the following:
- the LOC138334662 gene encoding uncharacterized protein produces the protein MDLEATSTGVDFSNNFSGVPNTPPVLNNNDQQQPIFSIGVNTPQRPTSAENDKPSGPSSINIQDVGGAHLTVEKKAGMTRSASSPSLSRYLSLIPGSKVIGEVDVQINVPGYTGKSSDDGSSVDPPPKIHKAGSAVSVLTPEPVTKHIRKEMQLLYHRGEVNKYGTIFRKPGLDHKAAPPKTTGPVQTPLPPFQEEGGTPDKTIGQKFKKWITTTPVQQSDREQNAIFPTSF, from the exons ATGGATCTAGAGGCCACCTCTACTGGTGTAGATTTCAGTAACAACTTTAGTGGGGTGCCAAACACTCCCCCAGTACTCAACAACAATGACCAACAGCAACCTATCTTTTCTATCGGCGTCAATACACCTCAGAGACCAACTTCAGCAGAGAATGACAAACCATCTGGGCCCTCCTCAATTAACATACAAGATGTTG GGGGAGCACATCTTACAGTGGAAAAGAAAGCAGGCATGACCAGGTCAGCGTCATCTCCGTCACTATCACGATACCTCAGTCTGATACCAGGGTCAAAGGTCATTGGTGAGGTTGACGTACAGATCAATGTACCTGGCTACACAGGGAAATCTTCTGATGATGGCAGCAGTGTCGATCCTCCGCCCAAAATACATAAGGCAGGTAGTGCAGTGTCAGTGCTTACTCCTGAACCCGTGACAAAACATATCAGGAAAGAAATGCAGTTGTTATATCACAGAGGGGAAGTGAACAAATATGGGACAATATTCAGAAAACCGGGCCTGGATCACAAGGCCGCTCCTCCTAAAACAACAGGGCCTGTCCaaacaccattaccgccattccAAGAGGAAGGAGGGACACCTGATAAAACTATTGggcaaaaatttaaaaagtggATAACAACAACACCTGTACAACAATCTGACCGAGAACAAAATGCCATCTTCCCTACttctttttaa